ACTAACCCCAAGCTGACACTGCTGCTCTTCCACCAGCACTAAAGGGGCCGGGCCTTGATTTGAGGCTGCATTATTAGTCTCAATTGCACTTTGTTTGAAGTACTGCTTACTGTAGAAGTTACGGAGTTTGTAGCCATGGACAAGCTGTTTTTCCACAGGTGCGTGAGAGCTGCTAACAGTGTCACAGCTTGAGCTGCTATTAGGCACAGAAACAGGCATCCTTTTGCTGTTGTCCATGTCACTGCTCAGGCCAGGCCTCTGGGTTTCAGAGGGACAGTGGAGGTCAACATCATGAGGCAGACTGCTCCCCAAAAGACAGTCATGCTCAGAGCTTAGCATGCCTGGCAGGGAAAATGAGGGGATTTCCACTGGTGGAGGACAAGGCTTGAGGAAAGCATTACACATGCTCTGAATGTTTGGAACCTGCAAACACTGAGCGATGTCCAGGAGCGCTTGGACATTATCTTGGTTGATTTCAAGATGGGATGTATACATGTAGTCCAACACTTGTCCGATGCCACCGACATCCTGGATGGCCAAGTTAAACACCACATTCTTCTGACTGGGGGAATTTTGGAATAAAGACCTGGAAAGTTCAAAGTTGTACTTTTTATACTGTATTACTCTATAATAGGATGATTAGAAATAAGCCACTGATTCATTAGAGGTGTAAAGACATAAAAGCACCTGAAATAGGAGCTGAAAGCGGCCAGGACATTTTTGTGGGCCTTGAAGCAGACACCTTTGACCACCAGCATGCAGTCACAGAGCAGCCCCTGAATCCTCTgctcctggagctgctgcagcaggtaggAGCTGTGGCTGGACAGGGTGTCCATGGTCACTCAGCTGCTGGACCACTCAGCTGCAACTTCTCCATCAAAAACACTAGCCACGGTGAaccatgtggggaaaaaaaaacaaaacacgtcTGTTATTAAGAAGATATTAATCATCCCTCTGGTTAGCTAACGTTAGTCCTTGAACTGCAACATCAGTAAAAGTGATGCAAACGAGTGTTGGTAGCTGTTTTCAACTGGTAACACTCATATATATAATTCAACAACCGCGCAGAACCTGATGTGACTGTGCTGCGAGACCACCCATGCAAAAATTGGACGAaaacaagctaacaagctaacaacAAAACCATGCTAACCGACCACAACGGCACACGGTGTGAATCAACACAGCACCACATCCCTCGAAACGAACATTTTCAACCGAGAATTAAAGTCCTACATATTGTTAGCCCAGTGACGTTTTAATATATTGATAAAATTAAACTTACCCTTTTTTATTTGGATGATGGGTCACTTTTCCCAGTGTCAAACCGTGACCTCACTTCCTGGTACTACCCGTAATGTCGCGCAGCTTAAACAAGAAGCAGATAACACGAAAGAGTATTTTGAGATTGGTTTAATGTATTGTTTCTTGTCAAGTTAGAGTAGCTGAAAGTCACCACATATATTTTTGTCgctctttatttaaaaaaaacacaagaaaaatgtTTGTAGAAGAATTGCCCTACTGTGGGCGGAACTTTTCTTTTGGCGACATTTTCACACGGACGACTATTAGTGAAGCTACAGAATGTTGCTATGGTCACGTGTGTTTTGAAAAGTTTACACGCATGGGGCAGTAAAGGGGATTTGTTGCGTTCAAATGCGGTTTTGGAGCAAAAACAATTTAACGTTGCTGCtcacaacatttatttgttttattaaactcTCCGCCGCGTTTAGCCGTCGGCTCATTTAAACATTAGCTAGCTTTTAGATAACGTTAGTTGCCTTTTCtgtggctaacgttagctcgaACGTTCATACGTTGGCGCCGTTAGTTTcagtcacacactgtgataGCGGAGTTAGCTAAAATTATCGTTAAAGCTCAGGGTCGTTTAAAATGGTGTTTTTCACATGTAACGGCTGCGGTGAATCTCTGAAAAAAGCTCAGGTTGATAAACATGTGAACATCTGCCGGGGTTGCCAGGTCCTGTCCTGCATCGACTGCGGAAAAGACTTCTGGTAATGACCAACCTAAATGTCTAACTTCACTGTCTCCATCTTCTCTGTTTTATAGCTAGTTAAACCACCACAATGCTTCGTTGTGTAATGGTATTTCTGTGTACACGTTGAACAGGGGCGATGACTACAAGGACCACAATAAATGCATCAGTGAGGATCAGAAGTACGGAGGCAAAGGCTACGAGGCTAAGGCAAACAAAGGAGatgtgaaacagcagcagtggatccaggtaaaacaaaccaaacaaatcaaaacaaaatgcagagaTGCGATGCCGATTACACTTAACGTAACGTTTTTGTTCCTGACTTTATTCTCCTCCTGAAGAGAGTCCAGGAAGCCATGAACAAACCTGGAGTCAGTGCAAAGCTAAAGGATGTGCTCAGGCAAGTCAGCACGTATGATAACGTCCCAAGAAAGAAGGCCAAGTTTCAGGTTGGTGTAACTTCAATCTGTACCAAAAGTGTAATGTTTCATGGATCACGCTGTGTGATGGACCTTTGCATCATCTCAGTGTGGTGATTAGGGTGTGCATGAATGAACtaatcaattttctttttttttgatctGCTCCTCAGAACTGGATGAGAAACAGTCTTAAAATAGCCAACACCGGCCTTCATGATGAAGTGTGGGACATCCTCGCTGCAGCTGACAAAGTAAGTTACTCTGCTTCAAAGTTATTGTTTCCCTGTGCATGGTAGTTGCCGTTTGTCAGCCTGTAGCAGATACGGTGACAAGGGTAGTTTTAGTTAAACTCCAGTCACCTGAAATCACATGAGAAACATGCGACAGggtgatttattttgtctttatcagTTAGTATTATATCTAGGTTATCTACTTGATGTTAATGTTTGATATTGCCGGTGTGTAATTCTGCTCtgatgaagagaaaacaaacatacGCTTCTTTGTATGTCGTTTTCCATCTGCTGTCTCACTGTAGTAAATtctgtcaagaaaaaaaaaatgtcttcaataTCCCAACTGACTATCATTACCCACCCATAATATGACAGCCTGCCGAGGCTCCCCAGGAGGCGAAAGGAGCTAACCAGACTGTGGCAGAAGTCAAACTGGAAACCAACGGGGAGAAAAAGGTGAACGGCCATCCGgatgtggaggagaagaagaagaagctgaacAAACGGGAGCGTAAAGAGGCCCGTCAGCAGAAGAATGGGAAGGTTGTGAAAGGTGCCGAAAAGACGGTTGCACAGGAGCCAGAAGACGACCAGacaggcaaaaagaaaaaaaagaacagaaagagaaggCACAGCTGCGAGGAAGACGGAGATGAAGACCAGAACGGACACGGTGCTGAAGATGAGACATccagcaagaaaacaaagacaagtaAGACATTTTCTAAAGGCCAGCCCAAAATCTATCTGTGTATGCTGCTCTCCCTACAGTGTTCTATAGTCAGCcactgtttagtttttgttttctgtgcattattattattagtagtagtagtattagtattagtagtagtagtagtagtagtagtggcagTGGATGTGCTACCTGGTGTCTTTTTATTGAATACTATTTCCACGCTTCACTGACTGAAAAGGTGAATTGGCtaaatgttttcatcagcaGCTCTGCAAAGTTTGTTTGGCCCACAACTGTGActaaaattgtaaaatatttattttaaaactgttGGTAAATTTTGTGGAGGTGCTCAAATACCCTCAGAACGCCTATTTTATTGTAGTGTGAGCTTATATCATGTGTACTCTTGTGAAACTGATCTAAGCTCCTCTATTTCacatgtttcatgtgtttgtatttaggGTAACGTCTAGACATTTtatctcttttctttcagtggACCAAGCAGCGGAGGATGCTGTCATGTCAGCAGAGGATGTAGCAGTTCCCAAAGGTACTGTGGCTCAGTATATGACCTGGATCgacattttacaaaatgaataatgGTGTGAAAGAATAAGGCCACCAGGGGTCAGTGTTGCCAATggatagaaacacacacacacacacactcattactAATAGCtaatttctgtttctgattaaTCTACAGGTAAATTCAACTGGAAAGGAAATATCAAGGCATTGCTCAAAGAATCACCTGACCAGGAACTGTCAGTGAAGAAACTCAGGAAGAAGGTGAGGAGTGGGGTGAAAATgactctttatttatttctttttcaagaATCCAATTAAAGTTCTAAAGCCAGCATGTTGATCTTGTCTatggtgtgatgtgatgttaaG
This region of Pempheris klunzingeri isolate RE-2024b chromosome 2, fPemKlu1.hap1, whole genome shotgun sequence genomic DNA includes:
- the lyar gene encoding cell growth-regulating nucleolar protein; this translates as MVFFTCNGCGESLKKAQVDKHVNICRGCQVLSCIDCGKDFWGDDYKDHNKCISEDQKYGGKGYEAKANKGDVKQQQWIQRVQEAMNKPGVSAKLKDVLRQVSTYDNVPRKKAKFQNWMRNSLKIANTGLHDEVWDILAAADKPAEAPQEAKGANQTVAEVKLETNGEKKVNGHPDVEEKKKKLNKRERKEARQQKNGKVVKGAEKTVAQEPEDDQTGKKKKKNRKRRHSCEEDGDEDQNGHGAEDETSSKKTKTMDQAAEDAVMSAEDVAVPKGKFNWKGNIKALLKESPDQELSVKKLRKKILAAYYSFTGDGNFKTEEDLLATFNKKIHNNPKFRVLKDRVRLVK